DNA sequence from the Papio anubis isolate 15944 unplaced genomic scaffold, Panubis1.0 scaffold360, whole genome shotgun sequence genome:
CATCACCACTGTTGCCCCTCCACCCACAAGTGTTCCTAGCTTTCTGCTGTTCCTCCACTCCTAGTAAACAATAATATTCCAGAGGGGAATTCCTTGAGGCTAGTccttaatttctgttttgttttctgttgttgtttttattttttctgatccacCTTTCCAGCTCACCTCATTAGAGTTAAGGGCTGGGAACTTCAAAGGTCACATTGAGCTCCAGTCTGTCTCCAGTGTTTTCGGTTGTGTTTCCCCTCAAGGTCTCAGCTCCAGTATAGGAGGCAGAGCTGGAAAACTTTTGCAGGTCCAGCTCTGTGCATTCGATGGGGTTGTGGACCCAGTGGGAGTGGCTCTCTGAGGCGCAGGAGGCCGTGGTAAAGGAATCCTGTGTGGGGAAGCCACTAGTCGAGCTGCAGTCGTCCTCGAGGATAGGGTTAAGTGGCTGGGTCTGAAAGATGCTCTCACTCATTTGGGGCTCAGGACTGGTCTCCTTGCTGGGTGCCATGGGGAAGAGAGATTCCTCCTCTGCTGTTTTATCAGCCTGAAACTTCAGCGAACCTCCTGCACCTCGAAGCAGAAAGCCACTGGGTTACCCAAAAGCAGGGGCTCTTCTCAACTGGGCACTCGGTACTGAGCACAAGATAGGGAAAAGTCTGGGAGCtgattcttcccttcctctccctgggGACTAGAGCACGTAGCACCAGGCTGAGGTGACACAGTTCAGAAACATACTTACATTCGGGTATCAGATTGAGGCTACCTGGTACTGGATCAGGGAAAATAATCAATTTCTCTAGAGAAAAGGACACCTTTGTGGGAAACAGGAATTTGATACCGTCTCCCTTGCCATTTGGTCTGGTCTTATGTCTATGTACATTAAGTTATATGGCAAACTAGACtctgcagatggaattaaggttatGGATCTCAAAATAGGGAGAGAATCCTGGATTACTTTATGGATCCAATGTAATCCTGTGTCCCtaaaagcagaagaggaaggcagaggagatAGAGAGTATCAGAGAGATGTGGCATGCGAAGAACTCACCATTGCTAGTTTTGAAAATAGAAGGGGGCCATGAGTCAAAGAATGTAAGTGGCCCTAGAGGCTTACAGCTGGCAAGGAAATGGGACCTAAGTCCTTTAACTGCATAGACCTGAATTCTGCCACCTTTGTGCATGATCAAGCAAACAGATTCTCTCCCAGAGactccagaaagaaacacagcCCTGCTAATATCTTAATTTTGGCATTGTTTGAGACTCTAAGCAGAGACCAAATTAAGCCTACTGAACTTCTGAGCtatggaaactgtgagataataagctactaaatgtgtggtaatttgttatggccaTGATAGAAAAGTAATATCCCCTTTATGCATGGGTCCAATTCAACATCAGGTCACAAACTGAGAACCTATGGGATGTGTTTGGCCTCTTTGCTTTGGTtgtgattttgttctttattcaaaTTCATTGACTATGTTTTACACAATTTCagtaaaaaaaatccagatttctaAATTCTCTTGAAAATGTAGAAGATCTTGCAACATTAAATTTTTCCACGTGGTTACAAAGAGCTGGAGCCAAGTAGTGGGATTCCCCTTTTGATAAGGGATGTGCTCTCTAGTTTGCCACAGTTGCTACTTTTCTCTCTTGCAATCTTACATTGGATCTAATTCACACATACATCTCATCCCTGTATGTGTATAAGTCAGTGACTCCTGaaaaagttttccaaagtgaGGAAATGTTTAGCCTTCCTACCCCTTATAAAAACAGTGAGGAAACTGCCTGCCTTCATATTCCAAGCAGGTTACCACATTATTATCTTCAGGATAGAAGGAGAGCAGAAAAGGGTTACCCATCTCTCCTCTCCGGAAGCAGCTCTCTGATATTCTCTCCTTTTCATCTTCTTGACCCTGGAGTCCAAATGCTTCATTGTTCATGTTTCATGTCCACACATCCAGGGCCTAAGCAACAACTCTTATCTGGGACACTGGCCTCCAAAGTCAGAAACAGGAATGTCTACCCTGAGTCACAGTATCCCAGGAGCTAGCAAGAAGTAGACTTTGAGAAAAATCATAAAGGGACAACAGTGTTCCCCGTGTATCCTGCAGCCCATGAAATGCTATATTCATCTCCAATTAAGCCAGGGCACAACCAAATATACTTCTTGGGCTTTTCAAGATCAACTGCTAGGCCCCAGAGCCAAACTGACTAAGGCAAATTTACGTTAGCAGGATCTTCCCACACAAATACTGCTGCTTTGGACACAAAGATGAAAAGGAGTCCTTAGCACTCTTTTATCTAGTGAACTTTATCCTCCCTCTTATAAATCAACTTCATTCTCTGATCTGAGTTCCTGTTTCAGTGTCCCTGCCTAACTCTCAGTTCCCTTAATGGCACTGAAGCTGCACTGAACCTTGGTACTCTTGGCTGGAGTTCTAACTCTTTGCCTGGTCCTGACCAGCCACCTTCCCACCTCCTCCATCTTTTCCCTCAGTGAGCTGGATTTTCTGTCCCCCATTCTTGTCTAGTAGCTAAAGTTGTGCTTAATAGAAATAACAATGTTATTGTGACTTTAAATATGATTTTCCATCTGGAATTTTGCATGGCCATCTGATACGGACTGGACTAGACCTCTTGGACATCAGTATTATCTGAGGGAAAAAGTCTAGGTTTGCCGACTCCTCTGGACATAGGGCTTTCAGTTATCCCCATTTGTGAAGTTATTATACTAATAGCAGTTGCCTTAGACCTCAATCACTTTTATTACAGTCGTATCTCAGATATAGCCGAGCCTTCCTCATTCATGACATGCTTTATAATTTATACCTACTAGTATAGAtataaagaattggaaaaaatctcagaaatcaacaAATCCAATCCTGTCTCTTATCTTAAAGATTAAGAAGAAAGAGGTCTGAAGAGGCTAGATGACTTGTCTAAGGTTTCATGGTGATTTAGAGGTAAATGTAGAACCTAGGTCTCCAGATTCCTTTCCTGAGGGGTTTCCCACCATACCATGTTCCTTTAAAAACCCCTGAAACATAATGAACTAGGTCTGCTAAACTCTCAGGGTTGGCTTCAGTAATCTCTGAAGTCCCATGCTTTCTATTGCAGCCCCAGATAGTTCCCCAGGCCAACAGAAGACTATTCATGGGGTTTTCAAGCATAGTAGAAAAGGCCCATTATCTCTCAACCCCAGAACATTCCTCTATTCTGCCAATAAGAGCCTTGTTCCTCATTCATGTGAAACATGAAACAGCCACCCTTACCACGCTGGCAATGTCTGTTGAAGAACTGCTTGCAGTAGAGGAAGAAGAGCCCCAGGAAGGCCAGGGTAAACACCACTAGCAGGCTGCTCACCAGTGCAACAAGTGCGGCCTCCTGAGGGGGCACTGTGGGTGCATCTGCCTCCACTAAGCTCAACTGGAAGGCACCTGTGAGACAGAAAAATGGGGGAAGTCAGTTAGTGTGGGCAGTAAACAATCACACTGACCCTGGGCCTGGACTTCCTCAGGCTGTCACCCTTCTCCTTAGGGCCTTCCCCAATTAGGGTGGCTATGctcattttgcttctttctagAGCAGGCAAAATCATGAAGAACAAGGCAAAAGAATTTGTATATACTGCTGGTATGTACAAATTAGTACAATTAATCGAAGATGCACATATCCTATGATCTTTCTATGCCACATCTAATTATACAATCCAGATCAATGGAAACAAGCTAAAACATTCATCAGTAGAGCACAAGATAGACAAATCATGATATAATCCTAAAATCTTACAACACTTAGAGACCTTTATGGATCAGTATGAATAATATAGAGGGGAAAAAGAAAGTTGAGAAACAGAACATAGAGCTTGATATCGCTtctataaaacattataaaatacataataatagcATATATCGGTTATGAATATGCACATATATCACAAAAGAACCCAAGTATTAAAACATTAGTGGAGAGTATGGCAGAGGCATGGTGCTCACCAATTATCCACATACTCCCATGTGTTCCCCTTATGCCCTTGCAGTAAGGCCATAAGAGTACTTCTAGCCAATGAACTGTGAGTTGAAATGACATGTGTCACTTCCAGACTGAGGCAGTTAAGAACCAATATGTCTCCTCCATCTCTTCCCCTGTATCATCGACCTGGAAGACATATGGTCTAGAGTGCATGGTCAAATGATGTAGGAAGGCCTTTGCAcagtaaaaagaataaacttttattgtataAATTCACTGAAATTTTGCAGTTTGTTTGTTACTGTAGCATAGCCTACCAACAGAATACATACAATTTCAGGATAGTGGTTGTATCTGAGGAGGTAGGGAGGTAACAGGACTCTGCGAGAATCTAAAAGAGAATTCCATTACCTCTGTGGaatcttcattcttttaaaaaatctgaagcaAATATGCAAAATGCTATGATTTACTAACTTTGGATAGATGCTGGgtaattgcattttaattttacatttttctgcacttaaaaaatatttctacatgtttgaaatttttcatgatttaaaaaatatatcactaattttaaaatagtaagtaAGCAAATAGATGGTAGACAAAAAA
Encoded proteins:
- the LOC116273100 gene encoding tumor necrosis factor receptor superfamily member 27-like, with product LCAFPLVPQVIPSPSSYKAILTPPISLQDCGYGEGGDAYCTACPPRRYKSSWGHHRCQSCITCAVINRVQKVNCTATSNAVCGDCLPRFYRKTRIGGLQEQECIPCTKQTPTSEVQCAFQLSLVEADAPTVPPQEAALVALVSSLLVVFTLAFLGLFFLYCKQFFNRHCQRGAGGSLKFQADKTAEEESLFPMAPSKETSPEPQMSESIFQTQPLNPILEDDCSSTSGFPTQDSFTTASCASESHSHWVHNPIECTELDLQKFSSSASYTGAETLRGNTTENTGDRLELNVTFEVPSP